The following proteins are co-located in the Mycosarcoma maydis chromosome 11, whole genome shotgun sequence genome:
- a CDS encoding exoribonuclease II (related to Exoribonuclease II), whose translation MKLCVASSTPCRLLLQRPSLCSTPRRTFHRGAGKSSPTSKQTNESRKQRKLTDTLLTASRLGRHAASIDKSSSDRYSGWKHTPGPSTLRNVGRPTLSHNASKSMASAKNACKNAETLLGPHSAAVLLKPMLHAQTDDGELEARHGSTASISARDFITPRRELKPGDFVEVRRTSLAVGIVLPPPDDALQVDRENKADRWTNAGRHDLYVLVASGQIVLYKDNDVMMQIPSVIEPQLVQKAVATSRNYVVSSNSLDSPVNRDGSHDVHLFATAGETDPVEGTAIEEEPVDIPRFEARASICNKLRILERQKESELQRLLPSFQSLFLVDGASQEQTPEVVNLKKHRMDLRTGAITTFEAARLMHKLQTRRIKASDKQAQSAFTACTVYAAHALLMSHPTHFLADALSHRTSQLFTCRSDAEKANLALVSGWMSGAPGSEGQNLIDAFCSKASKIRQYSETHPHDASGAPRIIDTPHHPDLLVTWTEQDKSIIEFLQASLGSRREVQEDTHASIAMSIVKRAGGHFRLLPHPHMDGSMDVDRATRTLLVEQEHCLGRSMLETVGTDLGAGSDLQHALVMRFLTSIGALPPWQNPICLDASFRSATMGVDGGEPEREPTVSDKEDVSSAGTTALASKFNLTLDEQVESIRHDFGADHTVYVIDDQDAFELDDGISIETVSGTDQAWVHVHIADPTAWIKPDDELGQRAERRFQTLYFPEARWAMLPDEFVRSGIGLRAASSSGGTGTGTGADVDAQRVMTFSALVDLPSGLVQDTKVRPALIHNVETTSYDHVSSLLAHPSCRAQGARSSDLSLLLEIATKLSENRAKSTAFLAYQTSSLVSVSPLPLPGVAISARDLHRPYFFAGLPTIHIRSDSKKTESDGVPALAQFVVSELMVLAGRIAALYGKQHGLAFAYRYQKRPDTVDEANEILSLRTNLPPDSTLISEQGVIGHGLIPFDQVLRRGFSISTSGYSAVPSEHFSLGISSDASSAFVRTHEKDAITGSGYVRATSPLRRYPDMLAHWQIKHHLVHHSARFGVHNMQRLLPQLERQEISAKQWMRSSNRFWINASLQRTLLAAKAETNTRFTARVALAEPRINAATLSARVRVNIEQLGAPADLEWGPSEPPPRAGDVFDVVPVAVTMAGIRSGLTVRRV comes from the coding sequence ATGAAGCTTTGCGTGGCTTCCAGCACGCCTTgcaggctgctgctccaacGTCCCTCGTTATGTTCAACGCCGCGTCGAACGTTTCATAGGGGCGCCGGTAAGAGCTCGCCGACGTCCAAGCAAACCAACGAAAGCCGAAAGCAGAGGAAACTGACCGATACCTTGCTCACAGCGTCGCGACTGGGACGGCATGCTGCCTCAATCGACAAATCAAGCTCAGATCGGTACTCTGGCTGGAAGCACACGCCCGGCCCTAGCACACTTCGCAACGTAGGCCGACCAACGTTGTCTCACAATGCAAGCAAGAGCATGGCTAGCGCTAAAAATGCTTGCAAAAATGCAGAAACGTTGCTCGGACCGCATTCAGCCGCCGTGCTGCTCAAGCCTATGTTGCATGCGCAGAcagatgatggcgagctcgaggcgcGTCATGGTTCCACAGCTTCGATCTCTGCTCGCGACTTTATCACTCCCAGAAGAGAGTTAAAGCCAGGAGACTTTGTCGAAGTGCGCCGTACCAGTCTCGCTGTTGGAATCGTCCTGCCGCCTCCTGATGACGCCTTGcaagtcgatcgagaaAACAAAGCCGACCGCTGGACGAACGCTGGTAGGCACGATCTCTATGTCCTCGTCGCATCGGGCCAGATCGTTCTGTACAAGGACAACGACGTCATGATGCAAATCCCTTCCGTCATCGAGCCTCAACTCGTGCAAAAGGCGGTAGCTACAAGTAGAAATTATGTGGTTTCCAGCAACAGCCTCGACAGCCCCGTCAACAGAGACGGCTCTCACGATGTCCACTTGTTCGCCACCGCAGGCGAAACGGATCCAGTGGAAGGAACAGCGATCGAGGAAGAACCCGTTGACATTCCTCGATTCGAAGCGCGCGCCTCGATCTGCAACAAGCTGCGCATCTTGGAACGTCAAAAGGAGagcgagctgcagcgtctATTACCCAGCTTCCAGTCGCTTTTCCTGGTCGATGGCGCGTCGCAAGAGCAAACGCCAGAGGTGGTCAACTTGAAAAAACACAGGATGGATCTCAGGACGGGCGCTATCACGACGTTTGAGGCGGCCAGATTGATGCACAAGCTGCAAACTCGTCGAATCAAAGCGAGTGAcaagcaagcgcaaagtGCATTTACCGCCTGCACAGTCTATGCTGCGCACGCGCTGCTCATGTCGCACCCGACACACTTTTTGGCCGATGCCCTGTCGCATCGTACCAGCCAGCTGTTTACATGCCGTAGCGACGCTGAAAAGGCGAATTTGGCGCTGGTCTCCGGATGGATGTCAGGTGCGCCCGGTTCCGAGGGCCAAAACTTGATCGACGCCTTCTGTAGCAAAGCCAGCAAGATCCGCCAGTACTCCGAGACGCATCCACACGACGCATCCGGCGCACCGCGCATCATCGACACGCCGCACCATCCCGACCTCCTCGTCACCTGGACCGAGCAAGACAAATCCATCATCGAGTTCCTCCAAGCGAGTCTGGGATCCCGAAGAGAAGTGCAAGAGGATACACACGCGAGCATCGCCATGAGCATTGTCAAGCGCGCCGGTGGACACTTCCGACTTCTCCCGCATCCGCACATGGATGGATCGATGGATGTCGACCGCGCCACACGCACCTTGTTGGTGGAGCAGGAGCACTGCTTGGGGCGGTCGATGCTCGAGACGGTGGGAACCGATCTGGGTGCGGGAAGCGATCTGCAGCATGCGCTGgtgatgcgcttcttgacctCGATCGGTGCGCTTCCGCCGTGGCAGAATCCGATTTGCTTGGATGCAAGCTTCCGCAGTGCCACGATGGGCGTAGATGGCGGTGAGCCCGAGCGCGAACCGACCGTATCGGACAAGGAGGATGTCTCCTCTGCCGGTACAACGGCGCTGGCAAGCAAGTTCAACTTGACGCTCGATGAGCAGGTGGAATCCATTCGACACGATTTTGGCGCTGACCACACGGTGTATGTGatcgacgatcaagacgcgTTTGAGCTGGACGACGGAATCTCGATCGAAACCGTCAGTGGGACAGATCAAGCTTGGGTGCACGTCCACATTGCTGATCCTACAGCGTGGATAAAGCcggatgacgagctggGACAGAGGGCCGAACGCCGGTTCCAGACGCTGTACTTTCCCGAGGCGAGATGGGCCATGTTGCCGGACGAGTTTGTGCGCAGTGGCATCGGTCTGCGCGCCGCGTCTTCAAGTGGCGGGACGGGGACGGGGACAGGGGCGGACGTCGATGCTCAACGAGTGATGACTTTCAGCGCGCTTGTCGACCTCCCATCCGGTCTAGTGCAAGATACGAAGGTGCGACCTGCGCTGATACACAACGTTGAGACCACCTCGTACGACCATGTCAGCTCTCTGCTCGCCCACCCGTCTTGTCGCGCTCAAGGCGCAAGATCGTCGGACCTCTCGCTCCTGCTTGAAATCGcgaccaagctgagcgagaaCCGAGCGAAAAGCACCGCGTTCCTGGCTTATCAAACCAGCTCGTTGGTCAGCGTCTCTCCACTTCCGCTACCGGGCGTTGCTATTTCAGCTCGCGACTTGCATCGACCCTACTTTTTCGCTGGTCTTCCTACGATCCATATCAGGTCAGACTCAAAAAAGACGGAATCGGATGGTGTACCTGCACTAGCGCAGTTTGTGGTCTCAGAATTGATGGTCCTAGCTGGTCGAATTGCAGCATTGTATGGCAAACAACATGGGCTTGCGTTCGCGTATCGATACCAGAAGCGACCGGACACGGTTGATGAGGCAAACGAGATTCTTTCGTTGCGAACCAACCTACCGCCCGACTCGACGTTGATCAGCGAGCAAGGCGTTATCGGACACGGTCTGATTCCTTTTGACCAGGTCTTGAGACGAGGATTTTCGATCAGCACGAGTGGATATTCGGCTGTTCCAAGCGAGCACTTTTCGCTCGGGATCAGCTCGGATGCTTCCAGCGCGTTTGTTCGGACGCACGAAAAGGATGCGATCACAGGGAGTGGCTATGTGCGAGCAACGTCGCCGTTGCGTCGGTATCCGGACATGCTCGCGCACTGGCAGATCAAGCACCACCTCGTTCACCACTCGGCTCGCTTCGGCGTGCACAACATGCAACGCTTACTCCCCCAGCTCGAACGACAAGAGATCTCGGCGAAACAATGGATGCGCTCCAGCAACCGTTTCTGGATCAACGCCAGTCTGCAACGAACCCTCCTagccgccaaagccgagaCAAACACGCGCTTCACCGCCAGAGTAGCGCTCGCAGAACCCAGAATCAATGCTGCCACATTAAGCGCAAGGGTACGAGTCAacatcgagcagctcggcgcgCCCGCCGACCTAGAATGGGGTCCATCCGAGCCACCGCCTCGCGCAGGCGACGTGTTTGACGTCGTCCCTGTCGCTGTTACCATGGCCGGCATCCGGAGCGGGTTGACTGTCAGGAGGGTCTGA
- a CDS encoding uncharacterized protein (alternatively spliced; hypothetical protein (isoform B)) → MGKKSNKNQEQVVDLTNAGPKDCGVIFDSSDAVLDEARKMVRLDHVSKPWTRESWEKARPFILEQRQKLETTGWAGADSARTEMYVLRRNAPHGAFTDDGFMYIRIPKKFIDFHRSSRPAEEDKADEHDEGKQRKTLRRRKENAPSYKLDNEFIWKVRVDGDGENSDRDPNVILDTPEPLENIFYLVQCLSPGMARLEYNRKDAMQPNTKQSDLRDDPEAPAMRHRAVFAASEKMVRTLPPVFWLKKNETELRKILGAEAYEATMRAAQDDKRSHIRDVKGLNEKVWEEALPPPAPLALARIPPVLVESLSRAVARSPYQAPFLSAFGSASENGYARKPISIGPVETGTVLSWMTAALAVGASALFFRPFV, encoded by the exons ATGGGCAAGAAGTCGAACAAGAACCAGGAACAGGTTGTCGACCTCACCAATGCA GGTCCCAAGGACTGCGGCGTGATCTTTGACAGCTCTGATGCCGTCCTGGACGAGGCCAGGAAGATGGTCCGTCTCGACCACGTCTCCAAGCCTTGGACTCGTGAGTCCTGGGAGAAGGCTAGGCCCTTcatcctcgagcagcgccagaAGCTCGAGACTACCGGCTGGGCGGGCGCCGACTCGGCCCGTACCGAGATGTACGTCCTCCGCCGCAACGCCCCTCACGGTGCCTTTACCGATGACGGCTTCATGTACATCAGGATTCCCAAGAAGTTTATCGACTTCCACCGATCCAGCCGACCTGCCGAGGAAGACAAggccgacgagcacgacgaAGGCAAACAGCGCAAGACGCTCCGTCGTCGCAAAGAGAACGCACCTTCAtacaagctcgacaacgAGTTTATTTGGAAGGTGCGTGTTGATGGTGACGGTGAGAACAGCGACCGTGACCCCAacgtcatcctcgacacTCCCGAGCCCCTCGAGAACATTTTTTACCTTGTTCAGTGCCTCTCGCCCGGTATGGCCAGGCTCGAGTACAATCGCAAGGACGCCATGCAGCCCAACACCAAGCAGTCGGATCTTCGCGATGACCCAGAAGCCCCCGCTATGCGACATCGCGCCGTATTCGCCGCAAGCGAAAAGATGGTCCGCACCCTTCCTCCCGTCTTTTGGTTGAAGAAGAACGAGACTGAGCTCCGCAAGATCTTGGGTGCCGAGGCCTATGAGGCCACTATGCGCGCCGCGCAGGATGACAAGCGCTCGCACATCCGCGATGTCAAGGGCCTCAATGAGAAGGTCTGGGAAGAAGCTCTACCTCCAC CCGCtcctcttgcgcttgcccGCATCCCGCCTGTTCTTGTTGAATCGCTATCGCGCGCCGTGGCTCGTTCTCCGTACCAAGCTCCGTTTCTCTCTGCCTTTGGTTCCGCTTCCGAAAATGGCTACGCAAGAAAACCCATATCTATTGGCCCCGTCGAGACCGGCACCGTTTTGTCTTGGATGACTGCTGCTCTAGCCGTTGGCGCGTCTGCGCTCTTTTTTCGTCCCTTCGTTTGA
- a CDS encoding uncharacterized protein (related to IBA57 - mitochondrial iron-sulfur cluster assembly factor): MITRRALVDPLARQPLKTSTNILRAASIIPRCTFGSTASSAAADKTSSTWKLAKVPHRGVVQVSGRDTVKLLQGLVSNDVKALDSTTLTHQPPNMVYAGFMNPQGRMLADVFIHRQPANQDGSPRWLLDIDSRTLPSLVAFIKKFKLRSKVKLTDLSTDYHVVQAWDSNSQAPPTIAEKLSIDPRSPSIGYRGVLSAAEILDVAAAASTVDGLEYTLHRITNGVAEGALDFPQASSLPLENNLDYMHGVDFRKGCYVGQELTARTHHTGVVRKRIVPLSFYLAGTPPPASIHDVDPAFPHQLPTHLAEIRSKPISTASEAATKPARGKAAGKFTSGVYNVGLACLRLEQVRRWADSSSADPNSKHDALEFSVLSADGETTLLARPWIPSWWPHDQPVPSDQDT, translated from the coding sequence ATGATCACAAGACGTGCGCTAGTCGATCCGCTGGCTCGGCAGCCGCTCAAAACGTCGACCAACATCCTCcgagcagcttcgatcATCCCACGCTGCACCTTTGGCTCCACGGCTtcatctgctgctgctgacaagacaagctcaacatgGAAGTTGGCAAAAGTTCCGCATCGTGGAGTCGTTCAGGTCAGCGGCAGAGATACTGTCAAGCTTCTGCAAGGTCTCGTCAGCAACGAtgtcaaggcgctcgatTCCACAACGTTGACGCACCAACCACCAAACATGGTCTACGCAGGCTTTATGAACCCGCAAGGTCGAATGCTCGCCGACGTCTTTATCCATCGTCAACCCGCAAACCAGGATGGCTCACCTCGATGGCTTCTCGACATCGATTCTCGCACGCTTCCCTCTCTCGTCGCCTTTATCAAAAAATTCAAGCTTCGAAGCAAGGTCAAGCTCACCGACCTGTCCACCGACTATCATGTCGTTCAAGCCTGGGACTCCAACTCGCAAGCACCGCCAACCATCGCCGAAAAACTCAGTATCGATCCCAGATCTCCATCCATCGGTTACCGTGGCGTTCTATCCGCTGCTGAGATTCttgatgttgctgctgctgcgtccaCAGTCGACGGTCTCGAGTATACCTTACATCGAATCACCAACGGCGTTGCCGAAGGCGCTCTTGATTTCCCCCAAGCTTCAAGTTTACCTCTCGAGAACAACCTCGACTACATGCACGGCGTTGATTTCCGCAAAGGCTGCTATGTTGGACAAGAATTGACCGCCAGAACCCATCACACCGGTGTGGTCAGGAAACGCATCGTACCTCTCTCCTTCTACCTTGCCGGCACGCCTCCACCTGCTTCAATCCacgacgtcgatccagcCTTCCCACATCAGCTCCCAACACATCTCGCCGAGATTCGTTCCAAACCCATCTCTACCGCCTCGGAAGCAGCCACCAAGCCGGCTCGTGGTAAAGCAGCCGGCAAATTCACCTCGGGTGTCTACAACGTCGGCCTGGCCTGTTTGCGGCTAGAACAGGTGAGAAGATGGGCCGATAGCTCAAGTGCAGATCCAAACAGCAAGCACGATGCCTTGGAATTCTCCGTCTTGTCAGCAGATGGCgagacgacgctgctggcCCGACCATGGATTCCAAGCTGGTGGCCGCACGACCAGCCAGTACCATCAGATCAGGACACTTGA
- a CDS encoding uncharacterized protein (hypothetical protein (isoform A)): MGKKSNKNQEQVVDLTNAGPKDCGVIFDSSDAVLDEARKMVRLDHVSKPWTRESWEKARPFILEQRQKLETTGWAGADSARTEMYVLRRNAPHGAFTDDGFMYIRIPKKFIDFHRSSRPAEEDKADEHDEGKQRKTLRRRKENAPSYKLDNEFIWKVRVDGDGENSDRDPNVILDTPEPLENIFYLVQCLSPGMARLEYNRKDAMQPNTKQSDLRDDPEAPAMRHRAVFAASEKMVRTLPPVFWLKKNETELRKILGAEAYEATMRAAQDDKRSHIRDVKGLNEKVWEEALPPRSETEKKGKKSKAPKVPKAVAASA; this comes from the exons ATGGGCAAGAAGTCGAACAAGAACCAGGAACAGGTTGTCGACCTCACCAATGCA GGTCCCAAGGACTGCGGCGTGATCTTTGACAGCTCTGATGCCGTCCTGGACGAGGCCAGGAAGATGGTCCGTCTCGACCACGTCTCCAAGCCTTGGACTCGTGAGTCCTGGGAGAAGGCTAGGCCCTTcatcctcgagcagcgccagaAGCTCGAGACTACCGGCTGGGCGGGCGCCGACTCGGCCCGTACCGAGATGTACGTCCTCCGCCGCAACGCCCCTCACGGTGCCTTTACCGATGACGGCTTCATGTACATCAGGATTCCCAAGAAGTTTATCGACTTCCACCGATCCAGCCGACCTGCCGAGGAAGACAAggccgacgagcacgacgaAGGCAAACAGCGCAAGACGCTCCGTCGTCGCAAAGAGAACGCACCTTCAtacaagctcgacaacgAGTTTATTTGGAAGGTGCGTGTTGATGGTGACGGTGAGAACAGCGACCGTGACCCCAacgtcatcctcgacacTCCCGAGCCCCTCGAGAACATTTTTTACCTTGTTCAGTGCCTCTCGCCCGGTATGGCCAGGCTCGAGTACAATCGCAAGGACGCCATGCAGCCCAACACCAAGCAGTCGGATCTTCGCGATGACCCAGAAGCCCCCGCTATGCGACATCGCGCCGTATTCGCCGCAAGCGAAAAGATGGTCCGCACCCTTCCTCCCGTCTTTTGGTTGAAGAAGAACGAGACTGAGCTCCGCAAGATCTTGGGTGCCGAGGCCTATGAGGCCACTATGCGCGCCGCGCAGGATGACAAGCGCTCGCACATCCGCGATGTCAAGGGCCTCAATGAGAAGGTCTGGGAAGAAGCTCTACCTCCACGCTCCGAGACAgagaagaagggcaagaagTCGAAGGCGCCGAAGGTGCCGAAGGCGGTTGCGGCAAGTGCATGA
- a CDS encoding Ras-GTPase, with protein sequence MSASAASSSSSHDASSGGSCEKSSVILKVGMVGDSQIGKTSLMVRYVEGSFNEDYIQTLGVNFMEKTISIRNTEITFSIWDLGGQREFVNMLPLVCNDAVAILFMFDLTRKSTLNSIKEWYRQARGFNKTAIPFLVGTKYDHYATLPREEQDEITKQARRFSKAMKAPLIFCSTSHAINVQKIFKVLLAKAFDLKCTIPEIKGPGEPLLFYLDV encoded by the exons ATGTCGGCTTCCGCCGCATCATCGTCCAGCAGCCACGATGCATCTAGCGGCGGGAGTTGCGAAAAGTCGAG TGTGATCCTGAAAGTGGGCATGGTAGGCGACTCGCAGATCGGCAAAACGTCGCTCATGGTGCGTTACGTCGAAGGCTCGTTCAACGAGGACTACATCCAAACGCTCGGAGTCAACTTTATGGAAAAGACCATTTCGATCCGCAACACGGAAATCACGTTTAGCATCTGGGATTTGGGCGGTCAACGCGAGTTTGTCAACATGCTTCCACTCGTCTGCAACGACGCAGTTGCCATCCTTTTCATGTTCGACCTCACGCGCAAATCCACGTTGAACTCGATCAAGGAGTGGTACAGGCAAGCGCGCGGGTTCAACAAGACCGCGATTCCATTCCTCGTCGGCACCAAGTACGACCATTACGCCACGCTCCCGAGAGAGGAACAGGACGAAATCACaaaacaagctcgaaggTTCAGCAAGGCCATGAAGGCTCCATTGATTTTTTGCTCCACCAGCCACGCGATCAACGTGCAGAAGATCTTCAAGGTGCTCCTGGCAAAGGCGTTTGATTTGAAGTGCACCATCCCGGAGATCAAAGGTCCCGGCGAGCCCTTGTTGTTCTAT CTCGATGTCTAG